A section of the Maniola jurtina chromosome 28, ilManJurt1.1, whole genome shotgun sequence genome encodes:
- the LOC123879610 gene encoding zinc finger protein 808-like gives MRCCVPFCTNTPTNVSTSEAKGISFHALPSDVCLRAAWLRALGKQDSQLPDSAVVCSQHFLDDEIYETESGLRQIATGAVPSTVQVCVICLDTDSKLYPMSKHKLEEAYERLTGYPLYDQGNLKRTLCVQCAQRLINFSRFRDKSLRARALMMDLVEKHELITRRHIKGINRTKNQLMSNFVMKTLGPDHCDLYILDSSDKQTESEPIKRENEESYDSPVDEDMEVAEEDDNTADSVNDELDACNEECFSDNSIMLETKLLDDVICKALENPVFAEQVSEIPDLLKCESAAFQCALCSEEFVSEHAYMQHMHMHDQQNSDGYADCSTSQVCKPHTAVSSSHSPHFTENKQAIPLSQASSSSAHSPSAHSPQTAVAPLSARLATSNGNKVQAEDADTVQKSEPLFKINNVGLNNQLFNTNNITDINRLTDCVVILYDIFRKPEVGVPIQGESLATMRPSISSWDSQRHIEKASKDFNCQAVTWNEATRHTIGDIQPVTNKLKVTELNATKTSQSKTYCSNNYNSEDSLLTEKNGYICDVCRHKFKRKSLLVKHIKTHSEVKPFTCEFCQFKAIHKFSLKKHMQTHTGDKLFTCALCDYKCTHSSKLVQHMRTHTGEKPYICKFCDYKFVRPSQLVSHMRTHTGEKPFTCEFCDYKCALKYNLVRHKITHTGEKPFTCELCDYKCAQNSNLVQHMRTHTGEKPYVCKLCDYKFARTSHLVRHMRTHNREKPYICKFCDYKCALKYNLARHKLTHTGEKPFTCELCDYKCAQNSNLVSHMRTHTGEKPYVCKLCDYKFARTSHLVRHMRTHTGEKPYICKFCDYKFARTSQLVSHMRTHTGEKPYVCKLCDYAQSSHLVRHMSTHTGEKPFTCELCDYKCAQNSSLVQHMRTHTGEKPFTCELCHYKCARKSNLARHMRTHTGEKPYICKLCDYKFARTSQLVRHMRTHTGDKPFTCELCDYKCSHNNRLVQHMTTHTGEKPFTCELCDYKSTQSSHLVRHMRTHTGEKPYICKLCEYKCAEKSHLVRHVRTHTCEKPFNCTLCKYKCADSTNLVEHMRIHTGEKPYICKLCDHKFARSSQLVSHMRTHTGDKPFTCELCDYKFTHCSNLVRHMRIHTGEKPYICRLCDYKFARTSQLVSHMRTHTGDKPFTCELCDYKCSHNISLVQHMRTHKVEKPYICRLCDYKFARPSQLVSHMRTHTGEKPFACELCDYKCARKSSLDRHRRIHTDTNPPSCS, from the exons ATGCGTTGTTGTGTGCCATTCTGCACAAATACTCCCACCAATGTGTCCACATCTGAGGCGAAGGGGATCAGTTTTCACGC TCTCCCCAGTGATGTGTGTCTGCGCgctgcttggctcagagccctcggcaaacaagacagTCAGCTACCAGACTCTGCTGTGGTCTGCTCCCAGCATTTTCTTGATGATGAaatttatgaaacagaaagtggcttAAGGCAGATTGCTACTGGTGCTGTTCCTTCAACAGTGCAG GTTTGCGTGATATGCCTAGACACTGACAGCAAGCTGTATCCAATGAGTAAACACAAATTGGAAGAAGCATATGAGCGGTTAACCGGATATCCA TTGTATGATCAAGGAAACCTGAAACGAACACTTTGCGTACAATGTGCTCAGAGACTAATAAACTTTAGTAgattcagagacaagagcttgagagcccGTGCACTGATGATGGACTTAGTTGAAAAACATGAATTA ATAACACGGCGACATATCAAAGGGATAAACCGCACAAAGAACCAACTAATGAGTAATTTTGTGATGAAAACTCTAGGACCTGACCACTGTGACTTATACATACTGGACTcctcagacaaacagacagaatcaGAGCCAATCAAAAGAGAGAATGAAGAAAGTTATGACTCGCCGGTTGATGAAGACATGGAAGTGGCAGAGGAAGATGACAATACTGCAGACAGTGTCAATGATGAGTTGGATGCATGTAACGAGGAGTGCTTCTCTGACAATAGCATAATGTTGGAAACAAAGCTGCTGGATGATGTTATTTGCAAAGCTCTGGAGAACCCAGTATTTGCAGAACAAGTGTCTGAAATACCGGATCTGTTAAAGTGCGAAAGTGCTGCCTTCCAATGTGCTTTATGTTCTGAGGAGTTTGTTAGTGAACATGCGTACATGCAACATATGCACATGCATGACCAG caGAACAGTGACGGTTATGCTGACTGTAGCACGTCTCAAGTATGCAAGCCTCATACAGCCGTGAGCTCCTCACACTCTCCACACTTCACTGAGAACAA GCAGGCCATTCCTCTGAGCCAGGCCTCGAGCTCGTCTGCACACAGCCCGTCTGCACACTCACCTCAAACTGCAG tcgctcctcTGTCCGCGAGACTTGCGACGAGTAACGGAAACAAAGTGCAAGCTGAAGACGCCGATACAGTCCAGAAGAGTGAAccactatttaaaattaacaatgtcGGATTAAACAACCAACTATTCAATACCAACAATATAACTGACATTAATAGATTGACTGATTGTGTGGtcatattatatgatattttcaGAAAGCCCGAAGTAGGTGTACCAATACAAGGTGAATCACTGGCGACAATGCGACCAAGTATTAGTTCTTGGGACAGTCAGCGTCATATTGAAAAAGCCTCTAAAGATTTTAACTGTCAGGCAGTTACTTGGAATGAAGCCACTAGACATACGATAGGAGACATTCAACCAGTTACTAACAAACTGAAAGTTACTGAGCTTAATGCTACGAAAACTTCACAAAGTAAAACTTATTGTTCAAATAATTACAACAGTGAAGATAGTTTGCTTACTGAAAAGAATGGGTATATTTGTGATGTATGTAGACATAAGTTTAAACGGAAAAGTCTCTTAGTTAAACACATAAAGACTCACAGTGAAGTGAAACCGTTCACTTGCGAGTTTTGCCAATTCAAAGCCATAcataaatttagtttaaagaaacATATGCAAACTCACACGGGCGACAAACTATTTACTTGCGCGTTATGCGACTACAAATGTACACACAGTAGTAAACTAGTgcaacacatgagaactcacacgggtgaaaaaccttacatttgtaagttttgtGATTATAAATTTGTACGACCTAGTCAGTTAGTGagccacatgagaactcacacgggtgaaaaaccttttacttgcgagttttgcgattacaaatgtgcacttAAGTATAATCTGGTGAGGCACAAAataactcacacgggtgaaaaaccttttacttgcgagttatgcgactacaaatgtgcacaaaatagtaatttagtgcaacacatgagaactcacacgggtgaaaaaccttacgtttgtaagttatgtgattataaatttgcacgaactagtcatttagtgagacacatgagaactcacaatcgtgaaaaaccttacatttgtaagttttgtGATTATAAATGTGCACTTAAGTATAATCTGGCGAGGCACAAAttaactcacacgggtgaaaaaccttttacttgcgagttatgcgactacaaatgtgcacaaaatagtaatttagtgagccacatgagaactcacacgggtgaaaaaccttacgtttgtaagttatgtgattataaatttgcacgaactagtcatttagtgagacacatgagaactcacactggtgaaaaaccttacatttgtaagttttgtGATTATAAATTTGCACGAACTAGTCAGTTAGTGagccacatgagaactcacacgggtgaaaaaccttacgtttgtaagttatgtgatTATGCACAATCAAGTCATTTAGTGAGACACATGAgtactcacacgggtgaaaaaccttttacttgcgagttatgcgactacaaatgtgcacaaaatagtagtttagtgcaacacatgagaactcacacgggtgaaaaaccttttacttgcgagttatgccattacaaatgtgcacgtaAGTCTAATCTGGCGAGGC acatgagaactcacacgggtgaaaaaccttacatTTGTAAGTTATGTGATTATAAATTTGCACGAACTAGTCAGTTAGTgagacacatgagaactcacactggtgacaaaccttttacttgcgagcTATGTGATTACAAATGCTCACATAATAATAGATTAGTGCAACACATGacaactcacacgggtgaaaaaccttttacttgcgagttatgcgaCTACAAATCTACACAAAGTAGTCATCTAGTgcgacacatgagaactcacacgggtgaaaaaccttacatTTGTAAGTTATGTGAATATAAATGTGCAGAGAAAAGTCATTTAGTGCGCCACGTGAGAACTCACACGTgtgaaaaaccttttaattgtacattatgcaaatataaatgTGCGGATTCTACAAATCTAGTGGAACACATGAGAAtacacacgggtgaaaaaccgtACATTTGTAAGTTATGTGATCATAAATTTGCACGAAGTAGTCAGTTAGTGagccacatgagaactcacactggtgacaaaccttttacttgcgagcTATGCGATTACAAATTTACACACTGTAGTAATCTAGTACGACACATGAGAattcacacgggtgaaaaaccttacatTTGTAGGTTATGTGATTATAAATTTGCACGAACTAGTCAGTTAGTGagccacatgagaactcacactggtgacaaaccttttacttgcgagctatgcgattacaaatgttcacataatattagcttagtgcaacacatgagaactcacaagGTTGAAAAACCTTACATTTGTAGGTTATGTGATTATAAATTTGCACGACCTAGTCAGTTAGTGagccacatgagaactcacacgggtgaaaaaccttttgctTGCGAgctatgcgattacaaatgtgcacgtaAGTCTAGTCTGGATAGGCACAGGAGAATTCACACTGATACAAATCCTCCGTCATGTTCGTGA
- the LOC123879606 gene encoding uncharacterized protein LOC123879606: MKSSVTLVLAVAVFSTLFLGSSGASVGAGLKLDLGIIDKLLEGIDGILGNLIKGVAGVVDKVGDTTNGALNGVNDLLKNATGETADLLNETKDVLSKIPALVNETSAALSEAIKSNTTEAWNKVNDWVKKITSTVDELQQLQVKIEANANLGILGKEIGSVVSGLTELSSKIVNVQASVSGGKTA, from the exons ATGAAGTCGTCAGTTACTTTAGTACTCGCTGTG GCGGTGTTCAGCACACTATTCTTGGGATCTTCCGGTGCTTCAGTAGGCGCTGGTCTAAAATTAGACCTTGGAATCATAGACAAACTACTCGAAGGAATTGATGGTATCCTTGGTAACCTCATCAAAGGTGTCGCAGGAGTGGTTGACAAAGTTGGAGACACTACTAACGGCGCCTTAAATGGTGTAAATGATCTTTTGAAAAATGCCACTGGTGAAACTGCAGATCTCCTGAATGAAACTAAAGACGTTCTAAGTAAAATACCAGCGCTTGTAAACGAAACATCAGCAGCTCTTTCAGAAGCAATCAAAAGCAATACTACTGAAGCTTGGAATAAAGTAAACGATTGGGTCAAGAAAATTACTAGCACTGTTGATGAACTCCAGCAACTGCAAGTGAAAATTGAAGCAAATGCAAACCTTGGAATTCTTGGCAAAGAAATAGGTTCTGTTGTTTCCGGGTTGACTGAATTGTCGAGTAAAATAGTGAACGTCCAGGCTTCAGTCTCTGGTGGAAAAACCGCTTAA